A single region of the Rattus rattus isolate New Zealand chromosome 8, Rrattus_CSIRO_v1, whole genome shotgun sequence genome encodes:
- the LOC116907608 gene encoding olfactory receptor 8D2-like: protein MTTVNHSSVIDFILEGLTKRPELQVPLFLLFLAIYVITVVGNLGMILLITISSQLHSPMYYFLSHLSFIDLCYSSVITPKMLVNFVCEKNTISFVECMTQLYFFLIFVIAEGYLLTAMAYDRYVAICSPLLYNIVMSHRVCSIMMAVVYSLGFFGATVHTTRMSMLSFCGSHIVSHYFCDILPLLTLSCSSTHINEVLLFIIGGINTLAPTLAVIVSYAFILTSILRIRSNEGRSKAFGTCSSHIMAVGIFFGSITFMYFKPPSSNNMEQEKVSSVFYTTVIPMLNPLIYSLRNKDVKNALKKVVGGRQ, encoded by the coding sequence atgactactGTGAACCATTCTTCAGTGATTGACTTTATCCTTGAAGGCCTAACAAAACGCCCAGAACTTCAGGTCCCACTGTTCCTCTTATTTCTGGCAATATATGTGATAACAGTGGTGGGAAACTTGGGGATGATCCTCTTAATTACCATTAGTTCTCAACTTCACTCTCCAATGTATTATTTTCTCAGTCATTTATCCTTCATTGACCTCTGCTATTCTTCTGTCATTACCCCTAAGATGTTGGTGAATTTTGTTTGTGAGAAGAACACCATCTCCTTTGTGGAGTGCATGACTCAGCTCTActtcttccttatttttgtcATTGCAGAAGGTTACCTGCTGACAGCTATGGCATATGACCGCTATGTTGCCATCTGTAGCCCACTGCTTTACAACATTGTCATGTCCCACAGAGTCTGTTCCATAATGATGGCTGTGGTTTACTCTCTGGGCTTCTTTGGGGCTACTGTCCATACAACCCGTATGTCAATGTTGTCCTTCTGTGGGTCTCATATTGTCAGCCACTATTTTTGTGATATTCTACCCTTATTGACTCTGTCTTGCTCTAGCACCCATATCAATGAGGTACTGCTGTTTATTATTGGAGGAATTAATACTCTAGCACCTACACTGGCTGTCATCGTCTCTTATGCTTTCATTCTAACAAGCATTCTTCGCATCCGCTCCAATGAAGGACGCTCCAAAGCCTTTGGCACCTGCAGCTCCCACATTATGGCTGTGGGAATCTTCTTTGGGTCTATAACTTTCATGTATTTCAAGCCACCTTCCAGCAATAATATGGAACAGGAGAAAGTGTCCTCTGTGTTCTACACCACAGTGATCCCAATGCTAAATCCTCTCATATATAgtctgaggaacaaggatgtaAAGAATGCACTGAAAAAGGTGGTTGGGGGAAGGCAGTAA
- the LOC116907792 gene encoding olfactory receptor 8D1-like produces the protein MGTENHSAAVVFVLMGLTQQHELLLPLFFLFLVIYVLTVVGNLGMILLISVSPLLHTPMYYFLSSLSFVDLCYSTAITPKMLVNFLGKKNVIAYSECMAQLFFFVIFVVAEGYLLTVMAYDRYVAICRPLLYNVIMSSRICSLLVLAAFALGLSSAVVHTSAMMNLSFCKSYIISHYFCDVLPLLNLSCSNTHLNELLVFIIGGLNTLVPTLAVAISYVFIFCSILHIRSSEGRSKAFGTCSSHLMAVGIFFGSITFMYFKPSSSNSLEQEKVSSVFYTTVIPMLNPLIYSLRNKDVKKALGRLLVGR, from the coding sequence ATGGGCACTGAGAATCATTCTGCAGCAGTTGTGTTTGTCTTGATGGGATTAACACAGCAGCATGAGCTTCtgctgcctctcttcttcctgttcctggTCATCTATGTGTTGACAGTAGTGGGGAACCTGGGCATGATCCTGCTCATTTCAGTCAGCCCACTGCTGCACACTCCCATGTACTATTTCCTCAGCAGCTTATCCTTTGTTGATCTCTGCTATTCCACTGCCATTACACCCAAAATGCTGGTGAACTTCCTTGGGAAGAAAAATGTGATTGCTTATTCAGAGTGCATGGCCCAGCTCTTTTTCTTTGTAATCTTTGTGGTAGCTGAGGGCTACCTCCTGACTGTTATGGCatatgatcgctatgtggccatctgcagacCATTGCTCTATAATGTGATCATGTCCTCTAGAATCTGCTCACTGTTAGTGCTTGCTGCCTTCGCCCTAGGCCTTTCATCTGCCGTGGTACACACAAGTGCTATGATGAATCTGAGCTTCTGTAAATCGTACATCATAAGCCATTATTTCTGTGATGTTCTTCCTCTGCTTAATCTCTCCTGTTCTAACACACATCTCAATGAGCTTCTCGTATTTATCATCGGAGGACTCAACACCTTGGTGCCCACCCTAGCAGTTGCCATCTCCTATGTCTTCATCTTCTGCAGCATCCTGCACATCAGGTCATCAGAGGGCAGGTCTAAAGCATTTGGAACCTGCAGCTCTCATCTCATGGCTGTGGGGATCTTCTTTGGGTCTATCACCTTCATGTATTTCAAGCCTTCTTCAAGTAACTCTCTAGAGCAAGAGAAGGTGTCTTCTGTGTTTTATACCACGGTGATCCCCATGCTGAACCCATTAATATATAGTTTGAGGAACAAAGATGTGAAGAAAGCATTGGGGAGATTATTAGTAGGAAGATAA
- the LOC116907051 gene encoding olfactory receptor 147-like: MKIYRRMTDGNYSLVTEFILEGLTNQPKLQMPLFFLFLGIYVVTIVANLGLITLISLNSHLHTPMYYFLFNLSFVDICYSSVFSPKMLINFVVEKNTISYTGCLTQLYFFCFFVITECYILTAMAYDRYVAICKPLLYNVILSPRICALFMFGAYVMGFWGSLTHTICMARLTFCDANLVNHYLCDILPVLQLSCTSTYNNEVVVFVLVGMNIVVSSSTTFVSYGFIIANILRISSTQGRAKAFNTCSSHIMTISLFCGSAIFMYMQPSDVESMDKGKVASVFYTNVAPMLNPLIYSLRNKDVKLALKKTLKRKLFS; encoded by the coding sequence ATGAAGATCTACAGAAGAATGACAGATGGAAATTACTCCCTGGTGACAGAATTTATTTTGGAAGGCTTAACGAACCAGCCAAAACTCCAAATGCctctattttttctgtttctaggaATCTATGTGGTTACTATTGTAGCTAATCTGGGATTAATTACACTGATTTCATTGAATTCACATCTTCACACACCCATGTATTATTTCCTCTTTAACCTGTCATTTGTAGATATTTGTTACTCTTCTGTCTTTAGCCCCAAAATGCTAATTAATTTTGTGGTAGAGAAGAACACCATCTCCTATACTGGCTGCCTGACTCAACTCTACTTCTTCTGTTTTTTCGTCATTACGGAATGCTATATACTGACTGCAATGGCATATGACCGTTATGTGGCTATTTGCAAACCATTGCTATATAATGTTATATTATCTCCCCGGATATGTGCTCTGTTCATGTTTGGGGCATATGTGATGGGATTTTGGGGTTCCTTGACCCACACAATTTGCATGGCAAGACTGACCTTCTGTGATGCAAACCTTGTCAATCACTATCTGTGTGACATTCTCCCTGTGCTCCAGCTTTCCTGCACCAGCACTTACAACAATGAAGTTGTGGTCTTTGTTCTGGTTGGCATGAATATTGTCGTGTCTAGCAGTACCACATTTGTCTCCTATGGTTTTATCATTGCCAATATCTTACGTATCAGCTCAACACAGGGTAGGGCTAAGGCCTTCAACACTTGCAGTTCACACATAATGACTATCTCACTCTTTTGTGGATCTGCAATATTTATGTACATGCAACCTTCTGATGTAGAGTCTATGGACAAGGGAAAAGTGGCCTCGGTATTTTACACAAATGTTGCTCCCATGCTGAACCCCTTGATCTACAGCTTAAGGAATAAGGATGTCAAACTTGCTCTAAAGAAAACTctgaaaagaaaactgttttcttgA